A section of the Sedimentisphaera cyanobacteriorum genome encodes:
- a CDS encoding 1-deoxy-D-xylulose-5-phosphate reductoisomerase, giving the protein MPKRVVILGSTGSIGTSALNVIDALGDDFEVLALAANKNGELLEAQIQKFEPKYAGIVSEQAYSSLKETRNSNCCISSGSECLEHFASLPEADIVLVAVVGFAGLKAVLAAAKAGKRIAVANKEPLAAAGSIVTKTAKQYGAELLPVDSEHSALAQCLRSGNPMEVSKLILTASGGPFHEYTLEQIEAVKYEQALQHPRWNMGRKITVDSATMMNKALEVLEARWLFDVPADKIDVLVHPEALVHSMVEFVDGSMIAQISEPDMKLPIQYALTYPERVKGLCRSADLASYQTLTFKSPNCELFPAMRLCYDVCAEGGLKPAVFNAANEAAVALFLSRRISFIEIMEFVEKAINNYPAAGEVTAENIIDADEQTRRYVYSLKK; this is encoded by the coding sequence ATGCCTAAGCGTGTTGTTATTCTCGGTTCTACCGGGTCTATAGGAACCAGCGCTCTGAATGTCATTGATGCATTGGGCGATGATTTTGAGGTTCTTGCGCTGGCTGCCAATAAAAACGGCGAACTGCTTGAAGCTCAGATACAAAAGTTTGAGCCGAAATATGCCGGAATTGTATCAGAGCAGGCTTACAGCAGTTTAAAAGAAACTCGAAACAGTAACTGCTGTATATCCAGCGGAAGCGAATGCCTTGAGCATTTTGCATCACTTCCCGAGGCAGATATTGTGCTGGTGGCAGTGGTGGGTTTTGCAGGCCTTAAGGCGGTTTTGGCTGCTGCAAAAGCGGGCAAGAGGATTGCTGTTGCAAATAAAGAGCCACTCGCCGCAGCGGGCAGCATAGTTACAAAAACTGCAAAGCAGTATGGGGCTGAGCTTCTACCTGTGGATTCGGAGCATTCTGCATTGGCGCAGTGTTTGAGAAGCGGAAATCCGATGGAGGTTTCTAAGCTTATTCTCACCGCATCAGGAGGCCCATTCCATGAATACACCCTTGAGCAGATTGAAGCGGTTAAATATGAGCAGGCCCTTCAGCATCCGCGATGGAATATGGGACGCAAAATCACTGTGGACTCAGCCACAATGATGAACAAGGCCCTTGAGGTGCTTGAGGCAAGGTGGCTCTTTGATGTTCCCGCAGACAAAATTGATGTGCTCGTGCATCCGGAGGCACTTGTCCATTCGATGGTAGAGTTTGTCGATGGTTCAATGATTGCCCAGATATCCGAGCCCGATATGAAGCTGCCCATACAATACGCACTCACTTATCCGGAAAGAGTTAAGGGGCTTTGCAGATCGGCAGATTTGGCGAGCTATCAAACTCTCACATTTAAATCGCCGAACTGCGAACTTTTCCCTGCAATGAGATTATGTTATGATGTATGCGCAGAAGGCGGGCTGAAGCCTGCCGTTTTTAATGCGGCAAACGAGGCAGCGGTAGCGCTGTTTTTAAGCCGCAGGATATCTTTTATTGAAATTATGGAATTTGTAGAAAAAGCAATTAACAACTACCCCGCAGCCGGCGAGGTTACAGCGGAAAATATTATCGACGCTGATGAGCAAACACGCCGGTATGTTTACAGTTTGAAGAAATAA
- a CDS encoding site-2 protease family protein: protein MEKKKSKKDLVISLVIFLALIGYFFIANWETASSWAIALLGFGLIIFIHELGHFLVARACDIDCEAFSIGMSIGTPYLFGIKKARGGLRVRLLPKTSGVRENIEDDCLWIVTIPLGFKEDGDTEYCLGPLPIGGFVKMKGQDDSGPVDSEKDDDPRSFVNKGVGKRMAVVSAGVIFNVIGAFLLFAGLARYGLDKVPAVVGYVAEDSPAQEAGIEPGDEIVSINGRKMEVGGRSNLDYTHIVLAGILGGEDEPVEMELRRGEDELKQVQIEPSNASRTQMFGIYKPKVLEVAEFQDAEEYYERVGLEPGDEIFAINGEHISSYQDYRDKLKEIYKPYIMFSAKRFAENEDLLEAVSSRFKLSYPVTTGNLYNRTDNLANIHSIVPPLKINGGIGVFDPRIDEPEKLSESRFVRGDVILQAGDVKFPTFNQLNDVVSKHENKQLELVVLRELEGPRKEVSVTVTPEVREKGGDPKIGINPVLAMSMPIIADTSSSGENYPAADLPKAARILEANGEKVSSCFDIVSLLKDEKTKQLSLKLELDSGEKKDFSLELNEGKRFELVKELAEPEPFDDLRVEYRGENIIQAFQLGTYWVGDMLGQSISTIKGLFERKIGADMLSGPIGIARISHRIVEQQDFAFYLYFMGMISCFLAVMNFLPIPVVDGGVFLLLVIEKIKGSPVSYNVQKVLIYIGLALIALLFAVVIFNDISNIINGS from the coding sequence ATGGAAAAAAAGAAATCGAAAAAAGATTTAGTAATATCATTAGTAATCTTTCTGGCATTAATAGGCTATTTCTTTATAGCAAATTGGGAAACTGCATCAAGCTGGGCGATCGCTCTGCTTGGTTTTGGGTTAATAATATTCATACACGAGCTTGGCCATTTCCTCGTAGCACGCGCCTGCGATATAGACTGCGAGGCGTTCAGCATCGGTATGTCTATAGGTACGCCCTATCTTTTCGGGATTAAGAAGGCAAGAGGCGGGCTGCGAGTGAGGCTGCTTCCTAAGACCTCCGGAGTAAGGGAGAATATAGAGGACGACTGCCTTTGGATTGTAACGATTCCTCTGGGATTTAAAGAAGACGGAGACACTGAATACTGCCTCGGTCCTCTGCCAATAGGTGGGTTTGTGAAGATGAAGGGGCAGGATGATTCGGGGCCTGTGGATTCGGAAAAGGATGATGACCCCCGCTCGTTCGTAAATAAGGGCGTTGGCAAGAGGATGGCTGTTGTCTCCGCCGGCGTGATTTTCAATGTTATTGGTGCGTTTTTGCTCTTTGCAGGCCTTGCCAGATACGGGCTTGATAAAGTCCCCGCAGTGGTGGGGTATGTTGCAGAGGATTCGCCCGCTCAGGAGGCAGGGATAGAGCCCGGAGATGAGATTGTTTCTATCAACGGGCGAAAGATGGAGGTTGGCGGAAGGTCTAATCTCGATTATACCCACATTGTTCTTGCAGGTATCCTTGGCGGGGAGGATGAGCCGGTTGAAATGGAGCTCCGCAGGGGCGAGGATGAGCTTAAGCAGGTTCAGATTGAGCCATCAAACGCTTCCAGAACGCAGATGTTCGGGATTTACAAGCCGAAAGTTCTTGAGGTGGCCGAGTTTCAGGATGCTGAAGAATATTATGAAAGAGTTGGGCTGGAGCCGGGCGATGAAATCTTCGCAATTAACGGCGAGCATATCAGCTCTTATCAGGATTACCGCGATAAGCTCAAAGAGATATACAAGCCCTACATCATGTTTTCAGCAAAGCGTTTTGCTGAGAATGAGGATTTGCTCGAGGCTGTTTCTTCACGTTTCAAGCTCTCGTACCCTGTAACAACGGGTAATCTCTACAACAGAACCGATAATCTGGCTAATATTCACTCGATCGTTCCGCCATTGAAAATAAACGGCGGAATAGGCGTTTTCGACCCGCGAATTGATGAGCCGGAAAAGCTCTCAGAGAGCAGATTCGTTAGGGGCGATGTGATCCTTCAGGCTGGCGATGTGAAATTCCCCACGTTCAATCAGCTCAACGATGTTGTATCGAAACACGAAAACAAACAGCTTGAGCTTGTGGTTCTCCGCGAGCTGGAAGGGCCGAGGAAAGAGGTTAGTGTTACGGTAACCCCCGAGGTTCGTGAGAAAGGCGGAGATCCGAAAATAGGGATAAACCCGGTGCTTGCGATGTCTATGCCGATTATCGCTGACACCTCAAGCTCTGGAGAGAATTATCCAGCCGCAGACCTGCCCAAGGCTGCAAGAATACTCGAGGCAAACGGCGAAAAGGTAAGCAGCTGCTTCGATATTGTGAGTCTGCTTAAAGACGAGAAAACCAAACAGCTCAGCCTCAAGCTTGAGCTTGACAGCGGGGAAAAGAAAGATTTCTCTTTAGAGCTCAATGAAGGCAAAAGATTTGAGCTCGTAAAAGAGCTTGCAGAGCCTGAGCCGTTCGATGATTTGCGGGTTGAGTATAGAGGCGAGAATATAATTCAGGCCTTCCAGCTCGGCACGTATTGGGTGGGCGATATGCTCGGCCAGAGCATCAGCACAATCAAAGGGCTTTTTGAAAGAAAGATTGGTGCGGATATGCTTTCCGGGCCGATTGGGATAGCCCGCATAAGCCACAGGATCGTTGAGCAGCAGGATTTTGCCTTCTACCTATACTTTATGGGTATGATAAGCTGCTTCCTTGCTGTGATGAATTTCCTCCCGATTCCCGTAGTTGACGGCGGCGTATTTCTGCTTCTGGTTATAGAGAAGATTAAGGGCTCGCCAGTTAGCTACAACGTTCAGAAGGTGCTGATTTACATCGGACTTGCGCTTATTGCATTGTTATTTGCGGTGGTTATCTTCAACGATATCTCCAATATCATAAACGGCAGTTGA
- a CDS encoding glycosyltransferase family 2 protein, whose product MCSSQNSEYSVSAVIPAYNAERTIKRAVESVLKQTAPVNEVIVVDDGSKDRTAEIAESFGDQIRLIRGENRGASAARNTGIKAAGSQWIAFLDCDDYWLEEKNQLQLSVLKENPHICWSAGGYKICRDESGDAKPAAVNDEFDESFAASYLDLYPQGLNGHTDTMLIKRSLLIEAGLFDENLRRSNDIDMWFRAAFRQPEILYVNSPLAVQQRQFSFITRSVMDEKIPLRLAEKLSNEAKDAGLGEEFAPSLRIILKWWILLLIRSRKSGAVRRILLDYSSLFSSRYRFSNRLGSYLPKLYYRYLQRKIPELKEAGERGDI is encoded by the coding sequence ATGTGCAGTTCTCAAAACAGCGAATATTCTGTTAGTGCAGTAATTCCGGCATACAATGCTGAGAGAACAATCAAAAGGGCGGTAGAAAGCGTCCTGAAGCAAACTGCCCCTGTAAACGAAGTAATCGTTGTTGACGACGGCTCTAAAGACAGAACCGCAGAGATTGCTGAGAGTTTCGGCGATCAAATAAGGCTTATCAGAGGTGAAAATCGAGGAGCATCAGCGGCTAGGAATACGGGTATTAAAGCCGCCGGCTCACAATGGATAGCCTTCCTTGACTGCGACGACTACTGGCTTGAAGAGAAAAACCAGCTCCAGCTTTCTGTGCTCAAGGAGAATCCGCATATATGCTGGTCTGCCGGCGGGTACAAAATCTGCCGAGATGAAAGCGGCGATGCAAAGCCTGCCGCAGTGAATGATGAGTTTGATGAGAGCTTTGCCGCAAGCTATCTTGATTTATACCCTCAAGGTCTAAATGGCCATACAGATACAATGCTCATAAAACGCTCGCTTCTGATTGAGGCAGGGCTGTTTGATGAAAATCTCAGACGCTCTAATGATATAGATATGTGGTTCCGTGCTGCTTTTCGTCAGCCTGAAATTTTGTATGTTAATTCACCTCTCGCGGTACAGCAGAGGCAGTTCAGCTTTATAACACGCAGCGTGATGGATGAGAAAATCCCTTTGAGGCTTGCCGAAAAGCTTTCTAATGAAGCAAAAGATGCAGGGCTTGGAGAGGAGTTTGCCCCGAGCTTGAGGATAATCCTCAAATGGTGGATACTTCTTCTAATCCGCAGCAGGAAGAGCGGTGCAGTGAGAAGAATACTCTTAGATTACAGCAGCCTTTTTTCAAGCCGGTACAGATTTTCAAACCGTCTCGGGTCATACCTCCCGAAGCTTTATTACCGTTACCTGCAGCGCAAGATTCCCGAATTGAAAGAAGCAGGCGAAAGGGGTGATATCTGA
- a CDS encoding glycosyltransferase family 2 protein gives MKPEISVIMPLYNKEKTVKRAIDSILAQSFEDFELIIVNDESNDSSREIAACCSDQRIRIIDRENGGSGAARNTGIENANAGLLAFLDADDEWVPLYLQNAYNEMKRANVGIVGTTYYEFPKGIDIADNLGKTALREGIGKISARDNTLSAFERLQFFHVGNSLVKTDLARNVRGFDNKKRNGVDTVFFYKVLANAEYSIITPSAVIHHRDASGLSNKVPSQLPTIFLDPSCILNFCPKELRGKMEEVISYVSLMEARRRARRGMKADAEFLHQSFPKMKEFSKLYSKLQREMAFSLYFKYWTAFKRLLGPPARRFCRERFAGRSFHKLEDVLDEAGRSE, from the coding sequence ATGAAGCCTGAAATATCAGTTATTATGCCGCTTTACAATAAAGAAAAGACTGTGAAAAGGGCAATAGATTCTATCCTCGCTCAGAGCTTCGAGGATTTTGAGCTTATAATAGTTAATGACGAATCAAACGATTCGAGCAGGGAAATTGCTGCTTGCTGCAGCGATCAGCGGATTCGCATAATAGACCGCGAGAACGGCGGGTCGGGCGCGGCGAGAAATACCGGCATTGAAAACGCAAACGCCGGCCTGCTTGCTTTTCTCGATGCCGATGATGAGTGGGTGCCTTTATACCTGCAGAACGCTTACAATGAGATGAAGCGGGCCAACGTGGGAATCGTGGGCACAACTTACTACGAATTCCCTAAGGGCATTGATATTGCAGACAATCTTGGCAAAACCGCTCTGCGCGAGGGAATAGGAAAGATATCTGCCCGTGATAATACGCTCAGCGCGTTCGAAAGGCTTCAGTTTTTCCATGTCGGAAATTCGCTTGTAAAAACCGACCTTGCCCGAAATGTACGGGGATTCGATAACAAAAAACGCAACGGCGTTGATACGGTTTTCTTTTATAAAGTGCTTGCAAATGCCGAATATTCTATCATTACCCCATCAGCCGTGATACATCACCGAGATGCAAGCGGGCTTTCAAACAAAGTCCCATCGCAATTGCCTACGATTTTTCTCGACCCGTCCTGCATACTGAATTTCTGTCCGAAAGAGCTCAGGGGCAAGATGGAAGAAGTGATAAGCTATGTTTCGCTTATGGAAGCGAGGAGGCGTGCGAGGCGGGGGATGAAGGCGGATGCTGAATTTCTCCATCAGTCTTTCCCGAAAATGAAGGAATTTTCAAAGCTCTATTCAAAGCTTCAGCGGGAAATGGCTTTCAGCCTGTACTTTAAGTATTGGACAGCCTTCAAGCGGCTTCTCGGCCCTCCTGCAAGGCGATTCTGCCGTGAAAGGTTCGCAGGCAGAAGCTTTCACAAGCTTGAGGATGTGCTTGACGAGGCGGGCAGAAGTGAGTGA
- a CDS encoding glycosyltransferase family 2 protein, protein MSEKRLKISAVLPAYNSAERIGKSIQSVLSQRRAPDEIIVVNDGSADHTPQVVRSFGKRVRLIEQENQGASAARNAGIKAAEGDWIAFLDSDDEWLETHLETQESILLENSFLVWSSANHINYLQSENRSFPFTPPETAANILNGKNYHENYFRAFRKQASGCTDTMVIRKDVLLECGLFREQQKIANDLDMWFRIAHRYPRIGYSSEPAAIYHLDAEWSISRRLCTIDEFANLLNRHIKLAGDAGSLNAFSEHIGWQVPAWCRASLFDNRAYQVRQFAKQFARYLPAWKYFVIMTLTLTPGLTMRTLRAISKVVRKTGIRKRAVRPPKKIDE, encoded by the coding sequence GTGAGTGAGAAGAGGCTGAAAATATCAGCTGTCCTGCCGGCATACAATTCTGCTGAAAGGATAGGCAAAAGCATACAAAGCGTACTCTCCCAGAGGCGTGCTCCCGATGAGATTATAGTAGTCAACGACGGGTCAGCAGACCACACCCCGCAGGTTGTTCGAAGTTTTGGAAAAAGGGTTAGGCTTATTGAACAGGAAAATCAGGGGGCAAGCGCTGCGAGAAACGCGGGTATAAAAGCAGCAGAAGGTGATTGGATTGCCTTTCTCGATTCCGATGATGAGTGGCTGGAAACACATCTTGAAACGCAGGAAAGCATACTCCTTGAGAATTCGTTTCTCGTTTGGTCTTCAGCGAACCATATAAATTACCTTCAATCAGAAAACAGGAGCTTCCCTTTCACTCCTCCCGAAACTGCGGCAAATATACTTAACGGCAAAAACTATCACGAAAACTATTTCAGAGCATTCAGGAAACAGGCCTCAGGCTGTACGGATACGATGGTTATCAGGAAGGATGTTCTGCTTGAATGCGGGCTTTTCCGTGAGCAGCAGAAAATAGCGAACGACCTTGATATGTGGTTTCGCATTGCTCACCGGTATCCGCGGATAGGTTATTCCTCCGAGCCGGCCGCTATATATCATCTAGATGCAGAATGGAGCATAAGCAGGCGGCTGTGCACGATAGATGAATTTGCAAACCTGCTCAACCGCCACATAAAACTCGCCGGCGATGCAGGCAGCCTTAATGCCTTCTCAGAGCATATCGGCTGGCAGGTGCCTGCTTGGTGCAGGGCGAGCCTCTTCGATAACAGGGCATATCAGGTCAGGCAGTTTGCAAAACAGTTTGCGAGATACTTACCGGCTTGGAAATATTTTGTTATAATGACTCTCACGCTAACTCCCGGGCTTACTATGCGAACTCTCAGGGCGATATCTAAAGTTGTTCGCAAAACCGGAATTAGAAAACGTGCAGTCAGGCCGCCGAAGAAAATCGATGAGTGA
- a CDS encoding glycosyltransferase family 2 protein, which produces MSDKMKISVIIPAFNNADTISRAVDSALSQTLEPLEIIVVDDCSTDKTIDVLKGFEGRIRLLQRDQNRGPGAARNDGIKAMAGEWAAFLDGDDEWARDKLEMQTLFLKHNPELVWCGTNYSIKKNGLQNTSISKTEGEVKGEYFSLMNKGLCSSSTITLMIKADVFAVSGLFEPQVYRNEDRDLYWRIAMDFPEYGFINKPLSVQYMGRGSEEAMAKRAAAKDGRYLFPLIDRSLENARRKGRLEKFRPFAGKIVRNAMLSMAFLELWKPFGKSGEKYSHLLPVHYKALLCLCRSVPFSSPAMRCAYRILKLAGLTGSDRFLDYWKYIKANGLPAEVQE; this is translated from the coding sequence ATGAGTGATAAGATGAAAATATCTGTGATTATCCCTGCCTTCAACAATGCTGATACGATCAGCAGGGCAGTGGATTCTGCGCTCAGCCAAACCCTTGAGCCTCTGGAGATAATAGTTGTGGACGACTGCAGCACGGATAAAACAATCGATGTTCTCAAGGGTTTTGAAGGCAGGATTCGTTTGCTTCAGAGAGACCAAAATCGCGGCCCGGGAGCTGCGAGAAACGACGGGATCAAGGCTATGGCCGGTGAGTGGGCAGCCTTTCTCGACGGCGACGATGAGTGGGCGCGGGATAAGCTCGAAATGCAGACGCTTTTTCTTAAACATAACCCTGAGCTGGTTTGGTGCGGCACGAATTATTCAATCAAAAAGAACGGCCTGCAAAACACATCAATATCTAAAACGGAAGGCGAAGTGAAGGGAGAATATTTTTCCCTTATGAATAAAGGCCTCTGCTCAAGCTCTACGATAACGCTAATGATAAAGGCCGATGTGTTTGCAGTGAGCGGGCTGTTTGAGCCTCAGGTTTACAGAAACGAAGACAGAGACCTGTACTGGCGGATAGCTATGGATTTTCCGGAATACGGTTTTATAAACAAGCCTCTGTCCGTTCAGTATATGGGGCGGGGCAGCGAGGAGGCAATGGCGAAAAGAGCGGCCGCCAAAGACGGCAGATACCTCTTCCCGCTGATAGACAGAAGCCTTGAGAACGCCCGAAGGAAGGGCAGATTAGAAAAATTCCGCCCGTTTGCAGGTAAAATTGTGAGGAACGCGATGCTCTCTATGGCGTTTCTTGAGCTTTGGAAGCCATTCGGGAAATCTGGAGAAAAATATTCACACCTGCTTCCGGTTCACTACAAAGCACTGCTTTGTCTGTGCAGGAGCGTTCCGTTCTCTTCGCCTGCTATGAGATGCGCTTATCGGATTCTCAAACTTGCCGGACTCACAGGCAGCGACAGATTCCTCGATTACTGGAAATATATCAAAGCTAACGGCCTGCCCGCCGAGGTGCAGGAATGA
- a CDS encoding glycosyltransferase family 2 protein has protein sequence MSKAAVGILTFNRSKELRRAVDSVLTQISPGDELIVADNNSSDNTEEVVKNSYPQVRYIKNSSNLGGPAGRNEIFKICGSDFIINLDDDGWLEEGAVDKVREAFDSDPALGVVVFRQRYPESDAGARQFEQAGREPAHFYEGVCAFRMEMLADVGLYPDDFFQYHEALDLGIRILDSKWKMVSRPDVVMWHPKVGGGGANEDGRWDYYKFRNYLFVVTRRFPFPQNILFFMRKLGLYFFYALKHKTVNKYFAALKDVLKALPDSSKYAKVSRQTVRRYYKVMKRVEREMFD, from the coding sequence ATGAGCAAAGCGGCTGTAGGCATACTCACATTCAACCGCTCAAAGGAGCTTCGAAGAGCTGTAGATTCTGTGCTTACGCAGATCAGCCCGGGGGATGAATTGATTGTTGCAGACAACAACTCCTCCGACAACACCGAAGAGGTTGTGAAAAACAGCTATCCGCAGGTTCGATACATTAAAAACAGCTCCAATCTGGGCGGGCCTGCCGGACGAAATGAAATATTCAAAATCTGCGGCTCTGATTTTATCATAAATCTCGATGATGACGGCTGGCTTGAAGAGGGGGCTGTGGATAAGGTGCGGGAGGCCTTCGATTCAGACCCTGCCCTTGGCGTTGTCGTTTTCCGGCAGCGTTATCCTGAAAGCGATGCCGGAGCGAGGCAGTTCGAACAGGCAGGCAGAGAGCCCGCTCATTTCTATGAAGGCGTTTGCGCTTTTCGCATGGAGATGCTTGCGGATGTAGGGCTGTACCCGGACGATTTCTTTCAGTATCATGAGGCTCTGGATTTAGGCATCAGAATCCTTGACTCAAAATGGAAGATGGTTTCCCGTCCGGATGTGGTTATGTGGCATCCGAAGGTTGGCGGGGGCGGGGCAAACGAAGACGGACGCTGGGATTATTACAAATTTCGGAATTATCTCTTTGTTGTTACGCGAAGATTCCCGTTTCCGCAGAATATACTTTTCTTTATGCGGAAGCTCGGGCTGTATTTTTTCTATGCCCTCAAGCATAAAACTGTGAATAAATATTTCGCTGCTTTAAAAGATGTGCTCAAAGCCCTGCCCGATTCTTCGAAATATGCGAAGGTCAGCAGGCAGACAGTCCGCAGGTATTATAAGGTAATGAAGAGGGTGGAGCGTGAGATGTTCGATTAA
- a CDS encoding RICIN domain-containing protein, whose protein sequence is MPTIIRKAAISTVPLRLKSLVFCAASWIQGGLSELKISASDESTFTMALNTLDAFDAETKSKIGQTNVHGYQGTNGPREQLYYRNAGKRLWSSEYGGSDPTGMEMAKNICLDFRYLHPNAWCYWQPLDWANWGLIDANLPNSWIGQAENKFFVLAQFTRKIQQGDLILSSGREDTVVSFSPEKERLVIVVVNESDTQDYNFDLSAFESAEGPVKNWRTLADSSEQYERQSDIPISGKTFTAEIEQNSVHTFVVKNLQQPAESIGSEPKQGFWYRITPQHSGKCIEVSGASTAEGANVEQSSFSCGDNQQWKLQDAGEGFFRLTPRHAEDKCLSVKNQSAGNGANLQQLSFSGHASQKWRLVPSENGNFSLTSKNSEKAMDVSSVSKADGANIIQWQGSGQNNQIFQFTKIEPVCSISLAQGDINEDCRINLADLEIAAENWLSACLGSGLEEMLGDDCTVNLAHFTIIAGHWGISGAQD, encoded by the coding sequence ATGCCGACAATAATCAGGAAGGCTGCCATTTCGACCGTTCCTCTCAGGCTCAAATCATTGGTCTTCTGCGCGGCGAGCTGGATTCAAGGGGGGCTCTCTGAGCTCAAGATATCCGCCTCGGATGAATCAACATTCACAATGGCACTGAACACGCTTGATGCCTTCGACGCCGAAACAAAATCAAAAATCGGCCAGACAAACGTGCACGGTTATCAGGGAACAAACGGCCCGAGAGAACAGCTTTACTACCGAAATGCAGGCAAGCGGCTTTGGAGCAGCGAATACGGCGGCAGCGACCCGACAGGAATGGAAATGGCGAAAAATATATGCCTCGACTTCCGCTATCTTCATCCCAATGCCTGGTGCTACTGGCAGCCTCTGGACTGGGCAAACTGGGGCCTTATCGACGCAAATCTCCCGAACAGCTGGATCGGCCAGGCTGAGAACAAATTTTTCGTTCTCGCTCAGTTCACCCGCAAAATCCAGCAGGGAGATCTAATCCTAAGCAGCGGCAGGGAAGATACAGTTGTATCTTTCAGCCCTGAAAAAGAAAGGCTCGTGATTGTAGTTGTAAACGAAAGCGACACGCAGGATTACAACTTTGATCTGTCCGCATTCGAATCAGCAGAAGGCCCTGTAAAAAACTGGCGCACACTCGCGGATTCAAGCGAGCAGTATGAACGGCAAAGCGATATCCCCATTTCCGGAAAAACATTCACAGCAGAGATTGAGCAAAACAGCGTTCATACCTTTGTAGTGAAAAATTTACAGCAGCCGGCGGAAAGTATCGGCAGCGAGCCCAAACAGGGCTTCTGGTATAGAATCACTCCGCAGCACAGCGGCAAATGCATTGAAGTTAGCGGAGCATCCACTGCGGAGGGGGCTAATGTAGAGCAGAGCAGCTTCTCATGCGGGGACAACCAGCAGTGGAAGCTGCAGGATGCGGGCGAAGGCTTTTTCCGCCTAACCCCCCGCCACGCAGAGGATAAGTGCCTTTCGGTTAAGAATCAGTCTGCCGGCAACGGGGCGAATCTCCAGCAATTATCCTTCAGCGGTCATGCGAGCCAAAAATGGCGGCTTGTCCCCAGCGAAAACGGAAATTTCTCTCTTACATCCAAAAACAGCGAAAAGGCAATGGATGTAAGCTCGGTATCAAAAGCTGACGGAGCTAATATAATTCAGTGGCAGGGAAGCGGACAGAATAATCAGATTTTCCAATTCACAAAAATTGAGCCTGTATGCAGCATATCTCTAGCTCAGGGCGATATAAACGAAGACTGCAGAATAAATCTGGCAGATCTTGAGATTGCAGCTGAAAACTGGCTCTCTGCCTGCCTTGGCAGCGGGCTTGAAGAAATGCTCGGGGATGACTGCACAGTAAATTTAGCTCATTTTACAATCATAGCCGGCCACTGGGGAATTTCCGGCGCGCAGGATTAA
- a CDS encoding glycoside hydrolase: protein MKKTRISTFTSALLLFISSAAFSSQNVVIDKSTCWGEWEGWGCSLCWWAAEFGNRHDLADILFTYDYTELNGKSLPGLGMNIVRYNAGACSWNSINGTQMQESPNIGDSRQIEGFWIDWRSSDPYSESWDWSVDYRQRQMLQKAKARGANRFELFSNSPMWWMCKNNNPSGSASGSEDNLAQDRLDEHALYMAAAAEYFKNNFGVSFTTVDPFNEPIAGWWDADNNQEGCHFDRSSQAQIIGLLRGELDSRGAL from the coding sequence GTGAAAAAAACTCGAATATCAACTTTCACCTCCGCTTTACTGCTGTTTATCTCATCCGCAGCATTCTCTTCTCAGAATGTTGTTATTGATAAATCGACCTGCTGGGGCGAGTGGGAAGGCTGGGGATGTTCACTTTGCTGGTGGGCAGCTGAATTCGGAAACCGCCACGACCTTGCAGATATCCTCTTCACCTATGACTACACCGAGCTGAACGGAAAATCTCTGCCCGGGCTCGGGATGAATATCGTACGATACAATGCAGGTGCATGCAGCTGGAATTCAATCAACGGCACTCAAATGCAGGAATCGCCTAATATAGGAGACTCTCGCCAAATAGAAGGCTTTTGGATAGACTGGCGCAGCAGCGACCCGTATTCAGAAAGCTGGGACTGGTCTGTCGATTACCGGCAGAGACAGATGCTTCAAAAAGCCAAGGCCAGAGGGGCAAACCGTTTTGAGCTTTTTTCCAACTCGCCGATGTGGTGGATGTGCAAAAACAACAATCCCTCCGGATCAGCATCAGGTTCAGAAGACAACCTCGCTCAGGACAGATTGGATGAACATGCCTTGTATATGGCAGCTGCGGCAGAATATTTCAAGAATAATTTCGGCGTAAGCTTTACTACCGTTGACCCTTTCAACGAACCGATCGCAGGCTGGTGGGATGCCGACAATAATCAGGAAGGCTGCCATTTCGACCGTTCCTCTCAGGCTCAAATCATTGGTCTTCTGCGCGGCGAGCTGGATTCAAGGGGGGCTCTCTGA